A section of the Streptomyces sp. CG1 genome encodes:
- the cydD gene encoding thiol reductant ABC exporter subunit CydD, which translates to MKPIDPRLLKYARATRLFLVAVVGLGAVGAGLVIAQAMLIAEVVVGAFQHGQSVAELRTPLLLLAAVAAGRSAVAWLTELAAHRASAAVKSELRGRLLGRAATLGPGWLAGQRTGSLVTLATRGVDALDDYFSRYLPQLGLAVVVPVAVLARIVTEDWVSAAIIVGTLPLIPLFMMLIGWATQSRMDRQWRLLSRLSGHFLDVVAGLPTLKVFGRAKAQAESIRRITGEYRQATLRTLRIAFLSSFALELLATLSVALVAVTIGMRLVHGDMDLYIGLVILILAPEAYLPLRQVGAQYHAAAEGLAAAEEIFTVLQSPVPVAGSGVVPAGAVAFEGVTVRYPGRSTDAVTEASFTVEPGETVALVGPSGVGKSTLVNVLLGFVAPTEGRVRIGGADLAGLDVEEWRSRIAWVPQRPHLYAGTIAENVRLARPDADDAAVRRALRDAGALDFVDALPEGAETVLGEDGAGLSAGQRQRLALARAFIADRPVLVLDEPTAGLDGATEAEVVAAVGRLSAGRTVLLVVHRPALLEVADRVVRLESAESLAGRGRSGPARGLRPLDPRPHPPATRLDGLDGGRTGLSPEGQASAGSRLGGTDDVSAQQDLAGAGFNGLESGAVPQGQGGGSGRRFGRSAGVLARVRGLAGPRRGRLVLALLLGSLALGSAVGLMATSGWLISRASQEPPVLYLMVAVTATRAFGIGRAVFRYAERLVSHDAVLRMLADTRVAVYRRLERLAPAGLRSARRGDLLTRLVADVDELQDYWLRWLLPASVAVAVSAASVGFTAWLLPEAGAALAAGLVAAGVGVPFVTATAARRTERRLAPARGALAIRVTDLLTGTAELTVAGALPARTDAARRADGALTRIASRAAAVTALGDGLTALVSGLTVVATALLGTQAVAAGRLGGVAMAVVVLTPLAAFEAVLGMPLAVRHRQRVRRSAERVYEVIDAPEPVREPERPRQAPASPFPVVVKGLAARYEGQRREALAGFDLTLRKGRRIAVVGASGSGKTTLAQVLLRFLDPQEGAYTLAGVDAYALAGDDVRRLVGLCAQDAHLFDSSVRENLLLAQKDATEADLRRALERARLLDWADGLPDGLDTLVGEHGARLSGGQRQRLALARALLADFPVLVLDEPAEHLDLPTADALTADLLAATEGRTTLLITHRLAGLEAVDEVIVLDAGRAVQRGTYAELLAVDGPLRALALREAETESLVGAA; encoded by the coding sequence GTGAAACCAATCGATCCACGCCTGCTGAAGTACGCCCGCGCCACCCGTCTCTTCCTCGTGGCGGTCGTCGGCCTGGGAGCCGTCGGTGCGGGGCTGGTGATCGCCCAGGCGATGCTCATCGCCGAGGTCGTCGTCGGCGCGTTCCAGCATGGGCAGTCCGTCGCTGAACTGCGCACTCCCCTGCTGCTGTTGGCGGCCGTTGCCGCCGGTCGGTCGGCTGTCGCATGGCTCACCGAGCTCGCCGCCCACCGGGCGAGCGCGGCGGTGAAGTCCGAGCTGCGGGGACGGCTTCTCGGCCGGGCGGCGACGCTGGGTCCCGGATGGCTGGCCGGGCAGCGCACCGGTTCGCTGGTCACTCTGGCCACGCGCGGGGTCGATGCCCTCGACGACTACTTCTCCCGCTATCTGCCCCAGTTGGGGCTCGCTGTGGTCGTGCCGGTGGCCGTGCTGGCGCGGATCGTCACCGAGGACTGGGTGTCGGCGGCGATCATCGTCGGCACCCTGCCCCTCATCCCGCTCTTCATGATGCTGATCGGCTGGGCCACCCAGTCCCGGATGGACCGTCAGTGGCGGCTGCTGTCCCGGCTGTCCGGGCATTTCCTGGATGTGGTCGCCGGACTGCCCACGCTGAAGGTCTTCGGCCGGGCCAAGGCGCAGGCCGAGTCCATCCGCCGGATCACCGGCGAGTACCGGCAGGCCACCCTGCGGACCCTGCGGATCGCCTTTCTCTCCTCCTTCGCGCTGGAGTTGCTCGCCACGCTGTCGGTCGCCCTGGTCGCGGTGACGATCGGAATGCGGCTCGTGCACGGCGACATGGATCTGTACATCGGTCTGGTGATCCTGATACTGGCGCCCGAGGCGTACCTTCCGTTGCGTCAGGTCGGTGCGCAGTACCACGCGGCGGCCGAGGGGCTTGCCGCCGCGGAGGAGATCTTCACCGTGCTGCAGTCGCCGGTTCCGGTGGCCGGTTCCGGTGTGGTGCCCGCGGGTGCGGTGGCCTTCGAGGGGGTCACCGTCCGCTATCCCGGCCGGTCCACGGATGCCGTGACGGAGGCGTCGTTCACCGTCGAGCCCGGTGAGACGGTCGCGCTGGTCGGGCCGAGCGGGGTGGGCAAGTCGACGCTGGTGAACGTGCTGCTCGGGTTTGTCGCGCCTACCGAGGGGCGGGTGCGGATCGGGGGAGCGGATCTTGCCGGCCTCGATGTGGAGGAGTGGCGGTCGCGGATCGCGTGGGTGCCGCAGCGGCCGCATCTGTATGCCGGGACCATCGCGGAGAACGTGCGGTTGGCGCGGCCCGACGCGGACGATGCCGCCGTACGGCGGGCGCTGCGGGATGCCGGGGCACTGGACTTCGTGGATGCGTTGCCCGAGGGAGCCGAGACCGTGCTCGGGGAGGACGGGGCCGGACTGTCGGCGGGGCAGCGGCAGCGGTTGGCTCTTGCGCGGGCGTTTATCGCTGACCGGCCCGTGCTGGTGCTGGATGAGCCGACGGCGGGGTTGGACGGGGCGACCGAGGCGGAGGTCGTGGCTGCGGTGGGGAGGCTTTCGGCGGGTCGTACGGTGCTGTTGGTTGTGCATCGGCCGGCGTTGCTTGAGGTTGCGGACCGGGTGGTGCGGCTGGAGAGCGCGGAGTCGTTGGCCGGCCGGGGCCGCAGCGGGCCTGCCAGGGGGCTCCGCCCCTTGGACCCCCGGCCTCACCCACCCGCCACCCGACTCGATGGGCTGGATGGCGGCCGTACGGGGCTTAGCCCGGAGGGGCAGGCCTCGGCGGGGTCTCGACTCGGTGGGACGGACGACGTATCCGCACAGCAGGACTTGGCTGGGGCCGGATTCAATGGGCTGGAGAGCGGTGCCGTACCGCAGGGTCAGGGTGGCGGTTCGGGGCGTCGTTTCGGACGGTCCGCTGGTGTGCTTGCGCGGGTTCGAGGGCTCGCTGGGCCTCGGCGGGGGCGGCTGGTGCTGGCGTTGTTGCTCGGTAGCCTCGCGCTCGGTAGCGCCGTAGGGCTGATGGCGACGTCCGGGTGGCTGATTTCGCGAGCCTCGCAGGAGCCGCCTGTGCTGTATCTGATGGTCGCCGTGACGGCTACGCGGGCCTTCGGGATCGGGCGGGCCGTCTTTCGGTACGCCGAGCGGCTGGTGTCGCATGACGCGGTGCTGCGGATGCTGGCGGACACGCGGGTTGCCGTGTACCGGCGGCTGGAGCGGCTCGCGCCCGCCGGGCTGCGGAGCGCCCGGCGCGGTGATCTGCTCACCCGGCTGGTCGCGGACGTGGACGAGCTCCAGGACTACTGGCTGCGCTGGCTGCTGCCCGCGTCGGTCGCCGTGGCCGTCTCGGCCGCCTCTGTCGGCTTCACGGCCTGGCTGCTGCCCGAGGCCGGGGCCGCCCTCGCGGCAGGCCTCGTGGCGGCCGGTGTCGGCGTTCCGTTCGTCACCGCGACCGCGGCCCGGCGGACCGAGCGACGGCTGGCCCCCGCCCGGGGCGCCCTCGCGATCCGGGTCACCGACCTGCTCACCGGCACCGCGGAGCTGACCGTCGCCGGTGCGCTGCCGGCCCGTACGGACGCGGCCCGGCGAGCCGATGGCGCCCTGACCCGGATCGCCTCGCGTGCCGCCGCCGTGACGGCGCTGGGCGACGGGCTCACCGCGCTGGTCTCCGGGCTGACCGTCGTGGCTACCGCACTGCTCGGCACTCAGGCGGTGGCTGCGGGACGGCTCGGCGGTGTGGCGATGGCCGTGGTCGTCCTCACTCCGCTGGCCGCCTTCGAGGCCGTACTGGGCATGCCGCTCGCCGTGCGCCACCGGCAGCGGGTGCGACGGAGTGCGGAGCGTGTCTACGAGGTGATCGACGCTCCGGAGCCCGTGCGCGAGCCCGAGCGGCCCCGGCAGGCGCCCGCCTCGCCGTTCCCGGTGGTGGTCAAGGGACTGGCCGCGCGGTACGAGGGGCAGCGGCGGGAGGCGCTGGCCGGCTTCGATCTCACCCTGCGGAAGGGGCGGAGGATCGCGGTGGTGGGTGCGTCCGGTTCCGGCAAGACGACCCTCGCCCAGGTGCTGCTGCGCTTCCTCGACCCGCAGGAGGGCGCGTACACGCTCGCCGGTGTGGACGCGTACGCGCTGGCCGGTGACGACGTACGGCGGCTCGTCGGACTGTGCGCGCAGGACGCGCATCTCTTCGACAGTTCCGTGCGCGAGAACCTGCTGCTGGCCCAGAAGGATGCCACCGAGGCCGATCTGCGCCGGGCGCTGGAGCGGGCCCGTCTGCTGGACTGGGCGGACGGGCTGCCCGACGGCCTGGACACGCTCGTCGGTGAGCACGGGGCGCGGCTGTCCGGAGGGCAGCGGCAGCGGCTGGCGCTGGCCCGGGCCCTGCTGGCCGACTTCCCCGTCCTGGTCCTCGACGAGCCCGCCGAGCACCTGGACCTGCCGACGGCCGACGCGCTGACCGCCGATCTGCTGGCCGCCACGGAGGGCCGTACGACGCTGCTGATCACCCACCGGCTGGCCGGGCTGGAGGCGGTAGACGAGGTGATCGTGCTCGACGCCGGGCGAGCGGTGCAGCGGGGCACATACGCGGAGCTTCTCGCGGTGGACGGGCCCCTGCGGGCGCTGGCGCTGCGGGAGGCGGAGACGGAGTCGCTGGTGGGGGCGGCCTGA
- a CDS encoding GAF domain-containing protein: MCASLSPDREPALRVPQLLEAMRSVGSGLELHSTLNRICETAADLTGARYAAIGVVAEEGGGLSDFVYQGVDEATARRIGRLPDGHRGLLGALIRVPEPVLLANLSEDPRSCGFPGNHPPMRSFLGVPIRVQGEIFGNLYLTEKRDGRPFDDDDLAMVQVLATEAGIAVGNARLYEAAMQRERWIDGSVAVTTALLSGGDADDALQVVAEQARRLSGAAAGVVLLPAEEGGLEVVAVASDEQTGMLGAVIPPESRIVAELLDGQAVFVADAATDSRMLTQYASGYGPAMMVPLQSDGRVLGTLVTPRARGGRPFTRAERTLAVQFASQAALALMMAEAQRDRERLAVFEDRDRIARDLHDLVIQRLFATGLMLESAQRRSVVPEVREGVGNAVDELDVTIQEIRTAIFALQQGPAEEPSGLRTRVLREINMAAVPLGFKPSHRFLGPVDTVGDLTGKNLIAALREALSNAFRHADASRIDVVVDATVTLAGGGRGVRLTVADDGVGIPERGRRSGLRNLKRRAESLGGDSRIGPGIGEGGGGTAVVWEAPY; encoded by the coding sequence ATGTGCGCTTCGCTCTCGCCCGACCGCGAGCCGGCTCTGCGGGTGCCGCAGTTGCTCGAGGCGATGCGGTCCGTGGGCAGCGGGCTGGAGCTGCACTCCACGCTGAACCGGATCTGCGAGACCGCCGCCGATCTGACCGGCGCCCGGTACGCGGCGATCGGGGTCGTCGCCGAGGAGGGCGGCGGGCTCTCGGACTTCGTCTACCAGGGGGTGGACGAGGCGACCGCCCGCCGGATCGGCCGGCTGCCCGACGGGCACCGGGGGCTGCTCGGCGCGCTCATCAGGGTCCCGGAGCCGGTCCTGCTGGCCAATCTGAGCGAGGATCCGCGCTCGTGCGGCTTTCCCGGGAACCATCCGCCGATGCGCAGCTTCCTCGGGGTCCCGATCCGGGTGCAGGGCGAGATCTTCGGCAACCTCTATCTGACCGAGAAGCGCGACGGCCGGCCCTTCGACGACGACGACCTCGCCATGGTCCAGGTGCTGGCCACCGAGGCCGGTATCGCGGTCGGCAACGCCCGGCTGTACGAGGCGGCCATGCAGCGGGAGCGCTGGATCGACGGGTCCGTGGCCGTGACCACGGCGCTGTTGTCGGGCGGGGACGCCGACGACGCCCTGCAGGTCGTGGCGGAGCAGGCGCGCCGGCTGTCCGGAGCGGCGGCCGGGGTCGTGCTGCTGCCCGCGGAGGAGGGCGGCCTGGAGGTGGTGGCCGTGGCCTCGGACGAGCAGACGGGAATGCTGGGCGCAGTGATTCCGCCGGAGAGCCGGATCGTCGCCGAACTCCTGGACGGGCAGGCGGTGTTCGTCGCGGACGCGGCCACCGACTCCCGGATGCTGACGCAGTACGCGAGCGGTTACGGCCCGGCGATGATGGTGCCGCTGCAGAGCGACGGCCGGGTACTGGGCACGCTGGTCACGCCCCGGGCGCGCGGCGGACGGCCGTTCACGCGGGCCGAGCGCACGCTCGCCGTGCAGTTCGCCTCACAGGCGGCGCTGGCGCTGATGATGGCCGAGGCACAGCGCGACCGGGAGCGGCTGGCGGTGTTCGAGGACCGCGACCGGATCGCCCGGGACCTGCACGATCTGGTCATCCAGCGGCTGTTCGCGACAGGGCTGATGCTGGAGAGCGCACAGCGTCGGTCCGTGGTGCCGGAAGTGCGCGAGGGCGTCGGCAACGCGGTGGACGAACTCGACGTCACGATTCAGGAGATCCGCACCGCGATCTTCGCGCTGCAGCAGGGTCCGGCGGAGGAGCCGTCGGGGTTGCGGACGCGGGTGCTGCGGGAGATCAACATGGCTGCCGTACCGCTGGGGTTCAAGCCCTCGCACCGCTTCCTCGGGCCGGTCGACACCGTTGGCGACCTCACGGGCAAGAACCTGATCGCGGCGCTGCGGGAGGCGCTGTCCAACGCGTTCCGGCATGCCGATGCCTCCCGTATCGACGTCGTGGTCGATGCGACGGTCACCCTGGCCGGCGGGGGCCGGGGGGTACGGCTGACCGTCGCGGACGACGGCGTCGGCATCCCCGAGAGGGGCCGGCGCAGTGGGCTGCGGAACCTGAAGCGGCGGGCCGAGTCGCTCGGCGGGGACAGCCGGATCGGCCCGGGCATCGGGGAGGGCGGCGGCGGGACTGCGGTGGTGTGGGAGGCGCCGTACTGA
- a CDS encoding MerR family transcriptional regulator: MSGPPAENTYRIEDLAHHTRTTVRTIRAYQDRGLLPRPERRGRANLYSETHITRLHQIAHLLDRGYTLASIKELLDAWDTGRGLGGVLGLVTEVDGPWTDERPDRITRAELNTRFGGTPDDDAVSEAVELGVLERIDDDPDTFLVPSPQELSVAVELHAAGVPLSAISGHLRELRGQVEHIAARFLEFTTEYVFARYLDDPENRTDAHAAEAASLVRRLRPLARQTMDAELARAMRSLATRHLRTHLGAEQPAEERSGDRSVTLPSGTIAAVESLVGREHVSEFIALAAERELRARALDRLIPDAVQREEVRESS, from the coding sequence ATGTCCGGCCCTCCGGCCGAGAACACGTACCGCATAGAAGACCTGGCCCACCACACCCGCACCACCGTAAGAACCATCCGCGCCTACCAGGACCGCGGCCTCCTCCCCCGCCCCGAACGCCGAGGCCGCGCGAACCTCTACTCCGAGACCCACATCACCCGCCTCCACCAGATCGCCCACCTCCTCGACCGCGGCTACACCCTGGCCTCGATCAAGGAGTTGCTGGACGCCTGGGACACCGGCCGTGGCCTGGGCGGTGTCCTCGGTCTGGTCACCGAGGTGGACGGTCCGTGGACGGACGAACGCCCCGACCGCATCACCCGCGCCGAACTGAACACCCGCTTCGGCGGCACCCCCGACGACGACGCCGTAAGCGAAGCAGTCGAACTCGGCGTGCTGGAACGGATCGACGACGACCCCGACACGTTTCTCGTACCGAGCCCCCAAGAGCTCTCCGTGGCCGTCGAGTTGCATGCGGCCGGGGTCCCGCTGTCCGCGATCTCTGGCCATCTGCGGGAGTTGAGGGGCCAGGTCGAGCACATCGCCGCGCGTTTCCTGGAGTTCACCACCGAGTACGTCTTCGCACGCTATCTGGACGACCCCGAGAACCGTACGGACGCACACGCGGCGGAAGCCGCCTCACTGGTGCGCCGGCTGCGCCCGCTGGCCCGGCAGACGATGGACGCCGAACTGGCGCGGGCGATGCGCTCGTTGGCGACCAGGCATCTGCGCACCCACCTCGGTGCCGAGCAGCCGGCCGAGGAGCGGTCCGGCGACCGTTCCGTCACCCTTCCCTCCGGCACGATCGCCGCCGTGGAAAGCCTCGTTGGCCGGGAACACGTCTCCGAGTTCATCGCACTGGCTGCCGAACGCGAGCTGCGGGCACGCGCCTTGGACCGCCTCATCCCAGACGCCGTACAACGTGAGGAAGTTCGTGAATCATCGTAA
- a CDS encoding LLM class flavin-dependent oxidoreductase, with protein MSLRLSTVILPYRRWSEGGRSAWVRAEQLGFHTAYTYDHLSWRSFRDGPWFGAVPTLTAAAGVTERLRLGTLVTSPNFRHPVTLAKELISLDDISGGRITLGIGAGGTGFDATALGQEPWSPRERADRFAEFVPLLDRLLTEDTVSYDGRFYSAHEARNIPGCIQRPRLPFAVAATGPRGLKLAARYGQAWVTTGDPKLYESGTPEQSVAALRGQFAKLSEACADAGRDLAGLEKILLTGFTPDRARPLQSLDAFVDFAGRHQELGFTEIVIHWPIPDSDFAADEKVFEQIAMEATAQLG; from the coding sequence ATGAGTCTGCGTCTGAGCACCGTGATCCTGCCCTACCGCCGCTGGAGCGAAGGCGGCCGTTCGGCCTGGGTGCGTGCCGAGCAGCTCGGCTTCCACACGGCGTACACGTACGACCACCTGTCCTGGCGCAGCTTCCGTGACGGCCCGTGGTTCGGCGCGGTCCCGACGCTGACGGCCGCCGCCGGCGTCACCGAGCGGCTGCGCCTCGGCACGCTGGTGACCTCGCCGAACTTCCGGCACCCGGTGACCCTCGCCAAGGAGCTGATCTCCCTGGACGACATCTCCGGCGGCCGGATCACCCTCGGCATCGGCGCCGGCGGCACCGGCTTCGACGCCACCGCGCTGGGCCAGGAGCCGTGGAGCCCGCGCGAGCGCGCCGACCGGTTCGCCGAGTTCGTGCCACTGCTGGACCGGCTACTCACCGAGGACACGGTGTCGTACGACGGCCGCTTCTACTCGGCCCACGAGGCGCGGAACATCCCCGGCTGCATCCAGCGGCCCCGGCTGCCGTTCGCCGTGGCGGCCACCGGCCCGCGCGGCCTGAAGCTCGCCGCGCGATATGGCCAGGCCTGGGTGACCACGGGCGATCCGAAGCTGTACGAGTCCGGCACGCCCGAGCAGTCCGTAGCGGCCCTGCGCGGACAGTTCGCCAAGCTGTCCGAGGCCTGCGCGGACGCCGGACGGGACCTGGCCGGACTGGAGAAGATCCTGCTCACCGGCTTCACCCCGGACCGCGCCCGCCCGCTCCAGTCCCTGGACGCCTTCGTGGACTTCGCCGGCCGGCACCAGGAGCTGGGCTTCACCGAGATCGTGATCCACTGGCCCATCCCGGACTCCGACTTCGCGGCGGACGAGAAGGTCTTCGAGCAGATCGCCATGGAGGCCACGGCCCAGCTGGGCTGA
- a CDS encoding RNA 2'-phosphotransferase: MDGRHDERHNARHIDERRTVKVSKYLSKHLRHQPEHIGLTLDPAGWVEIDTLIAAAAAHGFRFTREELDHVVATNDKQRFAVEGSRIRASQGHSIEIDLGLPPATPPQYLYHGTVARNLDAIRADGLRPMNRHAVHLSADRETATRVGARRGRPVVLTVDAGAMHRDGHVFHVSANGVWLTQAVPPRYLRFPGPR, translated from the coding sequence ATGGACGGAAGACACGACGAACGACACAACGCGCGACACATCGACGAAAGACGCACCGTGAAGGTGTCGAAGTACCTCTCCAAACACCTACGTCACCAACCCGAGCACATCGGACTCACCCTGGACCCGGCCGGCTGGGTGGAGATCGACACGCTGATCGCCGCGGCCGCCGCCCACGGCTTCCGGTTCACGCGCGAGGAACTGGACCACGTGGTCGCCACCAACGACAAGCAGCGCTTCGCAGTTGAGGGCAGCCGGATCCGCGCCAGCCAGGGCCACAGCATCGAGATCGACCTCGGCCTGCCTCCGGCGACCCCGCCGCAGTACCTCTACCACGGCACCGTCGCCCGGAACCTGGACGCGATCCGCGCGGACGGCCTCCGGCCCATGAACCGGCACGCCGTGCACCTCTCCGCCGACCGCGAGACCGCCACCCGGGTCGGCGCCCGTCGCGGCCGCCCCGTGGTGCTCACCGTCGACGCCGGAGCCATGCACCGCGACGGCCACGTCTTCCACGTCAGCGCCAACGGAGTCTGGCTGACCCAGGCCGTACCACCGCGCTACCTGCGGTTTCCCGGCCCCCGCTGA
- a CDS encoding Cof-type HAD-IIB family hydrolase: MTSATRQPGTPSAALRPRLIATDLDGTLLRDDKSVSPRTVAALAAAEEAGIEVFFVTGRPARWMDVVSDHVHGHGLAICGNGAAVVDLHGGPGAHRFVKVRELARANALDAVRLLREVAPGTVYAVEQTYGFHQEPDYPKLHMEIPDHLLPAERLLAPDGPDADQPVLKILAYHPDLDPDAFLTLARLAIGDRANVTRSSPSALLELSGPDVSKASTLALCCAERGISHEEVVAFGDMPNDVEMLTWAGQSYAMGNAHPDVIAAASGRTVANNEDGVAVVIEQLLAGRF; this comes from the coding sequence GTGACCTCAGCGACCAGACAGCCCGGGACCCCGTCCGCCGCCCTACGGCCGCGGTTGATCGCCACCGACCTCGACGGCACACTGCTGCGGGACGACAAGTCGGTCTCCCCGCGCACGGTCGCCGCGCTCGCCGCCGCGGAAGAGGCCGGCATCGAGGTCTTCTTCGTCACCGGCCGCCCGGCCCGCTGGATGGACGTCGTCAGCGACCACGTACACGGCCACGGCCTGGCGATCTGCGGCAACGGCGCCGCCGTCGTCGACCTGCACGGCGGCCCCGGCGCCCACCGCTTCGTGAAGGTACGCGAACTGGCCCGCGCGAACGCCCTGGACGCCGTACGGCTGCTGCGCGAGGTGGCGCCCGGCACGGTGTATGCGGTCGAGCAGACCTACGGCTTCCACCAGGAGCCGGACTATCCCAAGCTGCACATGGAGATACCGGACCACCTGCTGCCGGCCGAGCGGCTCCTCGCGCCCGACGGCCCGGACGCCGACCAGCCCGTGCTCAAGATCCTGGCCTACCACCCGGATCTCGACCCGGACGCCTTTCTCACCCTCGCCCGGCTGGCGATCGGCGACCGCGCCAACGTCACCCGCTCCAGCCCCAGCGCCCTGCTGGAACTGAGCGGCCCCGACGTCTCCAAGGCCAGCACCCTCGCCCTGTGCTGCGCCGAGCGCGGTATCTCGCACGAGGAGGTCGTCGCCTTCGGCGACATGCCCAACGACGTCGAGATGCTGACCTGGGCCGGCCAGTCGTACGCGATGGGCAACGCCCACCCGGACGTCATCGCCGCAGCGTCGGGCCGCACGGTCGCCAACAACGAGGACGGCGTCGCGGTCGTGATCGAGCAACTGCTCGCGGGACGTTTCTAG